One part of the Leclercia sp. LSNIH1 genome encodes these proteins:
- a CDS encoding glycoside-pentoside-hexuronide family transporter: protein MKSEVLSVKEKIGYGMGDAASHIIFDNVMLYMMFFYTDIFGIPAGFVGTMFLLARALDAVSDPCMGLIADRTRSRWGKFRPWILFGAIPFGLVCVLAYTTPDLSLNGKMIYAAVTYTLLTVLYTVVNIPYCALGGVITNDPTQRISLQSWRFVLATAGGMLSTVLMMPLVNMIGGENKALGFQGGIAVLSVVAFLMLAFCFFTTKERIQVPPSTTSMREDLRDIWKNDQWRIVGLLTILNILAVCVRGGAMMYYVTWIMGSPELFVAFLTTYCVGNLIGSALAKPLTDWKCKVSVFWWTNALLAVASVAMFFVPMQASITMFGFIFVIGVLHQLVTPIQWVMMSDTVDYGEWTNGKRLTGISFAGTLFVLKLGLALGGALIGWMLAGGGYDAAAKTQNSATISIIIALFTLVPAACYLLSAVIAKRYYSLKTPFLVKIMNDLAQGARRNEQEFNILPVSKELQN from the coding sequence ATGAAAAGCGAAGTCTTATCCGTCAAAGAGAAAATTGGTTACGGCATGGGTGACGCCGCAAGTCACATCATTTTCGACAACGTTATGCTCTACATGATGTTTTTCTATACCGATATCTTCGGTATCCCCGCCGGGTTTGTCGGCACCATGTTCCTGCTGGCGCGTGCGCTGGATGCTGTCTCCGACCCCTGCATGGGGCTGATAGCCGACCGCACCCGCAGCCGTTGGGGTAAGTTCCGCCCGTGGATACTATTCGGGGCGATCCCGTTTGGTCTGGTCTGCGTGCTGGCCTACACCACACCGGACCTCAGCCTGAACGGCAAAATGATCTACGCTGCTGTCACTTACACCCTGCTGACCGTGCTCTATACCGTGGTCAACATCCCGTACTGCGCCCTGGGTGGGGTGATCACCAACGACCCGACGCAGCGTATCTCCCTCCAGTCCTGGCGCTTTGTGCTGGCGACGGCGGGCGGCATGCTCTCCACGGTACTGATGATGCCGCTGGTGAATATGATTGGTGGCGAGAATAAAGCGCTCGGCTTCCAGGGCGGTATCGCGGTGCTGTCGGTGGTAGCGTTCCTGATGCTGGCGTTCTGCTTCTTCACCACCAAAGAGCGCATCCAGGTGCCACCGAGCACCACCTCCATGCGCGAAGATCTGCGCGACATCTGGAAGAACGACCAGTGGCGCATCGTCGGGCTGCTTACCATCCTCAACATTCTGGCGGTCTGCGTGCGCGGCGGGGCGATGATGTATTACGTCACCTGGATCATGGGCTCGCCAGAACTGTTCGTCGCCTTCCTTACCACCTACTGCGTCGGCAACCTGATTGGCTCCGCGCTGGCGAAACCGCTCACCGACTGGAAATGCAAAGTCAGCGTCTTCTGGTGGACCAATGCCCTGCTGGCGGTGGCGAGCGTGGCGATGTTCTTCGTGCCGATGCAGGCCAGCATCACTATGTTCGGCTTTATCTTCGTGATTGGCGTGCTGCACCAGTTGGTGACGCCGATCCAGTGGGTAATGATGTCCGACACCGTCGATTACGGCGAGTGGACCAACGGCAAACGCCTCACCGGCATCAGCTTTGCGGGCACGCTGTTCGTGCTCAAGCTGGGCCTCGCGCTGGGCGGGGCGTTAATCGGCTGGATGCTGGCTGGCGGCGGCTACGATGCCGCAGCAAAAACCCAGAACAGCGCCACCATCAGCATTATCATCGCCCTGTTTACCCTGGTACCCGCCGCTTGCTACCTGCTGAGCGCGGTGATTGCCAAACGCTACTACAGCCTGAAGACGCCATTCCTGGTCAAAATCATGAACGATCTGGCGCAGGGCGCGCGACGTAACGAGCAGGAATTTAACATCCTGCCGGTCAGCAAAGAATTGCAGAACTAA
- the yicI gene encoding alpha-xylosidase produces the protein MKISDGNWLIQPGLNVTYPVQVFDVEQQGNDLVVYVAPRDVRERTWQLDTLMFTVRLFAPQEGIVGVRIEHFQGALNNGPHYPLNVLKDVNVQIENDAEFAELKSGNISVRVTKGEFWSLDFFRNGQRITGSQLKNNGYVQDGNTDRNYMFERLDLGVGETVYGLGERFTALVRNGQTVETWNRDGGTSTEQSYKNIPFYLTNRGYGVLVNHPENVSFEIGSEKVSKVQFSVEGEYLEYFVIDGPTPKEVLNRYTQFTGRPALPPAWSFGLWLTTSFTTNYDEATVNSFIDGMAERDLPLHVFHFDCFWMKAFQWCDFEWDPVTFPDPEGMIRRLKEKGLKVCVWINPYIGQKSPVFKELKEKGYLLKRPDGSLWQWDKWQPGLAIYDFTNPEACAWYADKLKGLVDIGVDCFKTDFGERIPTDVQWFDGSDPQKMHNHYAYIYNELVWNVLKETVGEEEAVLFARSASVGAQQFPVHWGGDCYANYESMAESLRGGLSIGLSGFGFWSHDIGGFENTAPAHVYKRWCAFGLLSSHSRLHGSKSYRVPWAYDDESCDVVRHFTQLKCRMMPYLYRQAALAREFGTPMLRAMMLEFPDDPACDYLDRQYMLGDAVMVAPVFSEAGDVQFYLPEGCWTHLWHNDELQGSRWHKQQHDFKSLPVYVRDNTLLALGNNDQKPDYAWNEGTAFQLFNLADGATAVSEVPAANGDVAFTLTATRSGDAVTLKGSGEARNWTVCLRNVPQISGVKGASHIGSEWGVVVKAEGDEVVVHL, from the coding sequence ATGAAAATCAGTGATGGAAACTGGCTAATTCAACCGGGTCTGAACGTGACCTATCCGGTTCAGGTATTCGATGTGGAGCAGCAGGGCAACGACCTGGTGGTCTATGTGGCGCCACGCGACGTGCGCGAGCGCACCTGGCAGCTCGACACCCTGATGTTCACCGTGCGCCTGTTTGCGCCGCAGGAGGGGATTGTCGGGGTGCGTATCGAGCACTTCCAGGGGGCGCTGAATAACGGCCCGCACTACCCGCTCAACGTCCTGAAAGACGTTAACGTGCAGATTGAAAACGACGCGGAGTTTGCTGAGCTGAAAAGCGGCAACATCAGCGTGCGCGTCACCAAAGGCGAGTTCTGGTCGCTGGATTTCTTCCGCAACGGACAACGCATCACCGGCAGCCAGTTGAAAAATAACGGCTACGTGCAGGACGGCAATACCGATCGCAACTACATGTTTGAGCGTCTGGATCTGGGCGTGGGTGAAACCGTCTATGGCCTGGGCGAGCGCTTTACCGCCCTGGTGCGCAACGGCCAGACGGTCGAAACCTGGAACCGCGACGGCGGCACCAGCACCGAGCAGTCGTACAAAAATATCCCGTTCTACCTCACCAACCGCGGCTACGGCGTGCTGGTGAATCACCCGGAAAACGTCTCCTTTGAAATCGGCTCCGAGAAGGTGTCGAAAGTGCAGTTTAGCGTCGAGGGTGAATATCTGGAGTACTTCGTCATCGACGGCCCGACGCCGAAAGAGGTGCTCAATCGCTATACGCAGTTCACCGGGCGTCCGGCGCTGCCGCCAGCGTGGTCGTTCGGGCTGTGGCTCACCACCTCGTTCACCACCAACTACGACGAAGCGACGGTGAACAGCTTTATCGACGGCATGGCGGAGCGCGACCTGCCCCTGCACGTCTTCCACTTCGACTGCTTCTGGATGAAGGCCTTCCAGTGGTGCGACTTTGAGTGGGACCCGGTTACCTTCCCGGACCCGGAAGGGATGATCCGCCGCCTGAAGGAGAAAGGGCTCAAGGTCTGCGTGTGGATCAACCCCTACATCGGGCAGAAATCCCCGGTATTTAAAGAACTGAAAGAGAAGGGCTATCTGCTGAAACGTCCGGATGGCTCCCTGTGGCAGTGGGATAAATGGCAGCCGGGGTTGGCGATCTACGACTTCACCAATCCGGAGGCTTGTGCCTGGTACGCCGACAAGCTGAAAGGCCTGGTGGATATCGGCGTCGACTGCTTTAAAACCGACTTTGGCGAGCGCATTCCGACCGACGTGCAGTGGTTCGACGGTTCCGATCCGCAGAAAATGCACAACCATTACGCCTACATCTATAACGAACTGGTGTGGAACGTGCTGAAAGAGACGGTGGGCGAGGAAGAGGCGGTGCTGTTTGCTCGCTCGGCCTCGGTGGGGGCGCAACAGTTCCCGGTTCACTGGGGCGGCGACTGCTACGCCAACTATGAATCGATGGCCGAAAGCCTGCGCGGCGGGCTGTCGATCGGGCTCTCCGGATTCGGGTTCTGGAGCCACGATATCGGCGGGTTCGAAAACACCGCCCCGGCGCACGTCTACAAACGCTGGTGCGCGTTCGGGCTGCTCTCCAGCCACAGCCGCCTGCATGGCAGCAAATCCTACCGGGTGCCGTGGGCGTATGATGACGAGTCCTGCGATGTGGTGCGCCACTTTACTCAACTGAAATGCCGGATGATGCCGTACCTCTATCGCCAGGCGGCGCTGGCCCGCGAGTTCGGCACGCCAATGCTGCGGGCGATGATGCTCGAGTTCCCGGACGATCCGGCCTGCGACTATCTCGACCGCCAGTATATGCTGGGCGATGCGGTGATGGTGGCGCCGGTATTCAGCGAGGCGGGCGATGTGCAGTTTTACCTGCCGGAAGGGTGCTGGACGCACCTGTGGCATAACGACGAATTGCAGGGCAGCCGCTGGCACAAACAGCAGCACGATTTCAAGAGCCTGCCGGTCTACGTGCGCGACAACACCCTGCTGGCGCTGGGTAACAACGACCAGAAACCGGACTACGCCTGGAACGAAGGCACCGCCTTCCAGCTGTTTAACCTGGCCGATGGCGCCACGGCGGTAAGCGAAGTCCCTGCGGCGAACGGTGATGTGGCCTTTACCCTGACCGCGACGCGCAGCGGCGATGCCGTCACCCTGAAAGGGAGCGGCGAGGCGCGGAACTGGACGGTCTGCCTGCGCAATGTGCCGCAGATTAGCGGCGTGAAAGGCGCATCTCACATCGGTAGCGAGTGGGGCGTGGTGGTGAAAGCCGAAGGGGATGAGGTGGTGGTTCACCTCTGA
- a CDS encoding AsmA family protein translates to MKFIGKLLVGILAVLLIAILALYILVQTRWGAAQVSSWITVNTDYELNFDLMDHRFSSPTHLVLKNVTFGRDGQPATLVAKMVDIGVSSRQLTDPLHMDTITLFDGTLNLSPQTAPLPFQADRLLLNNMAFNSPNTAWDLSAQKVTGGVRPWDPEAGNVLGKKANIQISAGSLTLNGVPASNVLIEGELNGKEVVLTTIGADMARGSLTGTARRDANGGWKVDNMRLNEIRLQSDKSLADFFAPITTLPSLQIGRLEVTDARLQGPDWAVTDLDLSLRNLTLSQGDWQSEDGRLSMNASEFIYGSLHLFDPILNAEFSPQGIALRQFTSRWEGGMVRTSGNWLRSGKALVLDDVAVAGLEYTLPENWKTQWMTTLPEWLHSVTLRKFGLSRNLVIDVDSTFPWQITALDGYGTNLQLAKDREWGVWSGTATLNGAAATFNRVDVRRPSLSLTANASTIAINELSAFTEKGILEAKASVSQTPVRQTTVNLTGRGVPLNIIQQWGWPALPVSGDGNLQLTASGNVQKDSPLKPTVNGRLNAVNMDKQQVTQTMTGGAVNTVAPPPAP, encoded by the coding sequence ATGAAATTTATTGGAAAGCTTCTCGTCGGTATTCTGGCCGTTCTGCTTATTGCGATCCTCGCGCTCTATATCCTTGTACAAACGCGCTGGGGCGCAGCGCAGGTCAGCAGCTGGATCACGGTAAACACCGATTACGAACTCAATTTCGACCTGATGGATCACCGTTTCTCGTCGCCCACGCACCTGGTGCTGAAAAACGTCACATTCGGGCGCGACGGCCAACCCGCGACGCTGGTCGCCAAAATGGTGGATATCGGCGTGAGCAGCCGTCAGCTCACCGATCCGCTGCACATGGATACCATCACCCTGTTTGACGGCACGCTGAACCTCTCGCCGCAGACCGCTCCTCTTCCCTTCCAGGCCGATCGCCTGCTGTTAAACAACATGGCGTTTAACAGCCCCAATACCGCGTGGGATCTGAGCGCCCAGAAGGTGACCGGCGGCGTGCGCCCGTGGGACCCTGAAGCGGGCAATGTGCTGGGTAAAAAGGCCAACATCCAGATCAGCGCCGGGTCGCTGACGCTGAATGGCGTCCCGGCCAGCAACGTGCTGATTGAAGGCGAACTGAATGGTAAAGAGGTGGTGCTGACCACCATCGGCGCAGACATGGCCCGGGGCTCGCTCACCGGCACCGCGCGTCGCGACGCCAACGGCGGCTGGAAGGTGGACAACATGCGCCTGAATGAGATCCGCCTGCAGAGTGATAAATCCCTTGCCGACTTTTTTGCCCCGATTACTACCCTGCCATCGTTGCAGATTGGCCGCCTCGAGGTGACCGACGCCCGTCTGCAGGGGCCGGACTGGGCGGTGACCGATCTCGATTTAAGCCTGCGCAACCTGACCCTGAGCCAGGGCGACTGGCAGAGCGAGGATGGCCGCCTGTCGATGAACGCCAGCGAGTTTATCTACGGTTCACTGCATCTGTTCGACCCGATCCTCAACGCCGAATTCTCCCCGCAGGGGATCGCCCTGCGCCAGTTCACCTCACGCTGGGAAGGCGGAATGGTGCGCACCTCCGGCAACTGGTTGCGCAGCGGTAAAGCACTGGTGCTGGATGATGTCGCCGTCGCCGGGCTGGAATACACCCTGCCGGAGAACTGGAAAACGCAGTGGATGACGACCCTGCCGGAATGGCTGCACAGCGTCACGCTGCGCAAATTTGGCCTGAGCCGCAACCTGGTGATCGATGTCGACTCCACCTTCCCGTGGCAGATCACCGCTCTCGATGGCTATGGCACCAACCTGCAACTGGCGAAAGATCGCGAGTGGGGGGTCTGGTCAGGCACCGCCACCCTGAACGGCGCGGCCGCCACCTTTAATCGCGTGGACGTGCGCCGTCCGTCGCTGTCGCTTACCGCCAACGCCTCGACGATTGCCATCAATGAACTGAGCGCCTTTACCGAGAAAGGGATCCTGGAAGCGAAGGCCAGCGTATCGCAGACCCCGGTGCGCCAGACCACCGTCAATCTGACCGGGCGCGGCGTGCCGTTGAACATCATCCAGCAGTGGGGCTGGCCAGCGCTGCCGGTGTCCGGCGACGGCAATCTTCAGCTCACCGCCAGCGGCAATGTGCAGAAAGATTCCCCGCTGAAACCGACGGTCAACGGCAGGCTGAATGCGGTAAATATGGATAAGCAACAGGTGACCCAGACGATGACGGGCGGGGCGGTAAATACGGTGGCACCACCACCCGCACCATAA
- a CDS encoding nucleobase:cation symporter-2 family protein, translating to MSVNAIEQQDAQPIAQTQNSELIYRLEDRPPLAQTLFAACQHLLAMFVAVITPALLICQALGLPAQDTQHIISMSLFASGVASIIQIKAWGPVGSGLLSIQGTSFNFVAPLIMGGTALKTGGADVPTMMAALFGTLMLASCTEMVISRVLHLARRIITPLVSGVVVMIIGLSLIQVGLTSIGGGYAAMNDHTFGAPKNLLLAGIVLAIIILLNRQRNPYLRVASLVIAMAAGYLAAWTMGMLPQSVAPTDSPLIMVPTPLYYGLGIDWSLLLPLMLVFMITSLETIGDITATSDVSEQPVSGPLYMKRLKGGVLANGLNSFVSAVFNTFPNSCFGQNNGVIQLTGVASRYVGFVVALMLVLLGLFPAVSGFVQHIPEPVLGGATLVMFGTIAASGVRIVSREPLNRRAIMIIALSLAVGLGVSQQPLILQFAPDWVKNLLSSGIAAGGITAIVLNLIFPPEKN from the coding sequence ATGTCCGTTAACGCCATTGAACAGCAGGATGCGCAACCGATTGCGCAGACGCAAAACAGTGAACTGATTTACCGTCTTGAAGACCGTCCGCCGCTGGCGCAGACCTTGTTTGCCGCCTGTCAGCATCTGCTGGCGATGTTTGTGGCCGTTATTACCCCCGCTCTGCTGATCTGCCAGGCTCTCGGTTTACCGGCGCAGGACACCCAGCACATTATCAGCATGTCACTGTTTGCCTCGGGCGTGGCCTCCATCATTCAGATTAAAGCCTGGGGGCCGGTGGGCTCCGGTCTGCTGTCGATTCAGGGTACCAGCTTTAACTTTGTTGCCCCGCTGATCATGGGCGGTACGGCACTGAAAACCGGCGGCGCGGATGTACCTACCATGATGGCGGCGCTGTTCGGCACCCTGATGCTGGCAAGCTGCACCGAGATGGTGATCTCCCGCGTTCTGCACCTGGCGCGCCGCATTATTACCCCGCTGGTCTCCGGCGTAGTGGTGATGATTATCGGCCTGTCGCTGATTCAGGTGGGTCTGACCTCCATCGGCGGCGGCTACGCGGCGATGAACGACCACACCTTCGGCGCACCTAAAAACCTGCTGCTGGCGGGCATTGTGCTGGCAATCATTATTCTGCTTAACCGTCAGCGTAACCCGTACCTGCGCGTCGCCTCGCTGGTGATCGCCATGGCGGCTGGCTACCTGGCCGCCTGGACGATGGGCATGCTGCCGCAGTCTGTTGCGCCGACCGACAGCCCGCTGATCATGGTGCCGACGCCGCTCTACTACGGCCTGGGCATTGACTGGAGCCTGCTGCTGCCGCTGATGCTGGTGTTTATGATCACCTCGCTGGAAACCATAGGCGACATTACCGCGACCTCTGACGTCTCTGAGCAGCCGGTCTCTGGCCCGCTGTATATGAAGCGCCTGAAAGGCGGCGTGCTGGCAAACGGTCTGAACTCGTTTGTCTCCGCCGTGTTCAACACCTTCCCGAACTCCTGCTTCGGCCAGAACAACGGCGTGATCCAGCTGACCGGCGTTGCCAGCCGCTACGTGGGCTTTGTCGTGGCGCTGATGCTGGTTTTACTGGGCCTGTTCCCTGCGGTGAGCGGCTTTGTGCAGCACATTCCTGAGCCGGTCCTGGGCGGCGCAACGCTGGTGATGTTTGGCACCATCGCGGCATCGGGGGTGCGTATCGTCTCCCGCGAGCCGCTGAACCGCCGCGCTATCATGATCATCGCCCTGTCGCTGGCGGTGGGTCTGGGTGTTTCTCAGCAGCCGCTGATCCTGCAGTTTGCCCCGGACTGGGTGAAGAACCTGCTCTCTTCCGGCATCGCCGCCGGTGGGATCACCGCTATCGTCCTGAACCTGATTTTCCCGCCAGAAAAGAACTGA
- the gltS gene encoding sodium/glutamate symporter codes for MIHLNTLSTLVAATLVLLLGRKLVHSVPFLRKYTIPEPVAGGLLAAIALLVLKKSMGWEINFDMTLKDPLMLAFFATIGLNANLSSLRAGGKVLGVFLIVVVGLLVMQNAIGIGMASLLGLDPLMGLLAGSITLSGGHGTGAAWSKLFVERYGFQNATEVAMACATFGLVLGGLIGGPVARFLVKRSTNPNGCPDDELTPSAFEKPDVGRMITSLVLIETIALIAICLTVGKVIAQLLAGTVLELPVFVCVLFVGVILSNGLALMGFYRVFERAVSVLGNVCLSLFLAMALMSLKLWELASLALPMLAILIVQALFMALYAMFVTWRMMGKNYDAAVLAAGHCGFGLGATPTAIANMQAITERFGPSHMAFLVVPMVGAFFIDIVNAIVIKLYLMLPIFG; via the coding sequence ATGATTCATCTCAATACGTTGTCGACCCTCGTTGCGGCAACTCTCGTTTTACTGCTTGGCCGTAAACTGGTTCACAGCGTTCCCTTCCTCAGAAAATACACCATCCCGGAGCCCGTTGCGGGCGGATTGCTGGCCGCCATCGCGCTGCTGGTGCTGAAAAAAAGCATGGGCTGGGAAATCAACTTTGATATGACCTTAAAAGACCCGCTGATGCTGGCCTTTTTCGCCACTATCGGCCTGAACGCCAACCTCTCCAGCCTGCGGGCAGGCGGGAAGGTGCTTGGGGTGTTCTTAATTGTGGTGGTCGGTCTGCTGGTGATGCAGAACGCCATCGGCATCGGCATGGCGTCGCTGCTGGGGCTGGACCCACTGATGGGCCTGCTGGCCGGTTCGATTACCCTGTCGGGCGGTCACGGTACCGGCGCGGCCTGGAGCAAGCTGTTTGTTGAACGCTATGGCTTCCAGAATGCCACCGAAGTGGCAATGGCCTGCGCCACCTTCGGGCTGGTGTTGGGCGGCCTGATCGGCGGACCGGTCGCGCGCTTTCTGGTGAAGCGCTCCACCAACCCGAATGGCTGCCCGGACGATGAGTTGACGCCATCGGCATTTGAAAAGCCGGACGTCGGACGCATGATCACCTCCCTGGTGCTGATTGAAACCATCGCCCTGATCGCCATCTGCCTGACGGTGGGCAAGGTGATTGCGCAATTGCTGGCTGGCACCGTGCTGGAGCTGCCGGTCTTTGTCTGCGTATTGTTTGTGGGGGTGATCCTCAGCAACGGCCTGGCCCTGATGGGCTTTTATCGCGTCTTTGAGCGGGCGGTGTCGGTGTTGGGCAACGTCTGCCTGTCGCTGTTCCTGGCGATGGCGCTGATGAGCCTGAAGCTGTGGGAGCTGGCCTCGCTTGCGCTGCCAATGCTGGCGATCCTGATCGTGCAGGCCCTGTTTATGGCGCTGTACGCCATGTTCGTTACCTGGCGGATGATGGGTAAAAACTACGATGCGGCGGTGCTGGCGGCCGGCCATTGCGGCTTTGGTCTGGGGGCCACGCCGACGGCGATCGCCAACATGCAGGCCATTACCGAGCGTTTCGGTCCGTCGCATATGGCGTTTCTGGTGGTGCCGATGGTGGGGGCGTTCTTTATTGATATCGTCAACGCGATCGTGATTAAGCTCTATCTGATGCTGCCTATCTTCGGCTGA
- the recG gene encoding ATP-dependent DNA helicase RecG encodes MQGRLLDAVPLNSLTGVGAAQSSKLAKIGLHTVQDLLLHLPLRYEDRTQLYQIGELLPGIYATVEGEVLNCNITFGGRRMMTCQISDGSGILTMRFFNFNAAMKNSLATGRRVLAYGEAKRGKYGAEMIHPEYRVQGDLSTPEMQETLTPVYPTTEGVKQATLRKLTDQALELLDTCAIAELLPPELAQGMMSLPDALRTLHRPPPSLLLSDLESGQHPAQRRLILEELLAHNLSMLALRAGAQRFHALPLPARNELKERLLASLPFKPTGAQARVTAEIEHDMALDVPMMRLVQGDVGSGKTLVAALAALRAIAHGRQVALMAPTELLAEQHANNFRAWFAPLGVEVGWLAGKQKGKARQAQQEAIASGQVQMIVGTHAIFQEQVQFHGLALVIIDEQHRFGVHQRLALWEKGLQQGYHPHQLIMTATPIPRTLAMTAYADLDTSVIDELPPGRTPVTTVAIPDTRRSDIIDRVRNACLQEGRQAYWVCTLIEESDLLEAQAAEATWEELKLALPELNVGLVHGRMKPAEKQAVMQAFKQGELHLLIATTVIEVGVDVPNASLMIIENPERLGLAQLHQLRGRVGRGAVASHCVLLYKAPLSKTAQKRLQVLRDSNDGFVIAQQDLEIRGPGELLGTRQTGNAEFKVADLMRDQGMIPEVQRLARHIHERYPEQAAALIDRWMPETGRYSNA; translated from the coding sequence ATGCAGGGCCGTCTGCTGGATGCTGTGCCGCTCAATTCCCTGACGGGTGTTGGCGCAGCCCAGAGCAGCAAACTGGCGAAAATTGGCCTGCATACCGTGCAGGATCTCCTCCTGCACCTCCCCCTGCGTTACGAAGACCGCACTCAGCTTTATCAGATTGGTGAACTCCTGCCTGGCATTTACGCCACCGTTGAAGGCGAAGTCCTGAACTGCAACATCACCTTCGGCGGTCGCCGGATGATGACCTGCCAGATCAGCGACGGCTCCGGCATCCTGACGATGCGCTTTTTTAACTTCAATGCGGCAATGAAAAACAGCCTCGCCACTGGACGACGGGTGCTGGCCTATGGCGAAGCCAAACGCGGGAAATATGGCGCGGAGATGATCCACCCGGAGTACCGCGTGCAGGGCGATCTCAGCACGCCGGAGATGCAGGAGACGCTGACGCCGGTCTACCCGACCACCGAAGGCGTTAAGCAGGCGACGCTGCGCAAGCTGACCGATCAGGCGCTGGAGCTGCTGGACACCTGTGCCATTGCCGAACTTCTGCCGCCGGAGCTGGCGCAGGGGATGATGAGCCTGCCGGATGCGTTGCGTACTCTCCATCGCCCGCCGCCCTCACTGCTGTTGAGCGATTTAGAGAGCGGGCAACACCCGGCGCAGCGACGTCTTATTCTCGAAGAGCTACTGGCGCACAACCTGAGCATGCTGGCGCTGCGCGCCGGGGCACAGCGTTTTCACGCCCTGCCGCTCCCGGCCCGTAATGAATTAAAAGAGAGGCTTCTGGCCTCGCTGCCGTTTAAACCCACCGGGGCGCAGGCCCGCGTCACCGCCGAGATCGAGCATGATATGGCGCTGGACGTGCCGATGATGCGCCTGGTGCAGGGCGACGTAGGCTCGGGCAAAACGCTGGTGGCCGCCCTGGCCGCATTACGCGCCATTGCCCACGGCAGACAGGTCGCCCTGATGGCGCCTACCGAACTGCTGGCCGAGCAGCACGCCAACAATTTCCGCGCCTGGTTTGCGCCGCTGGGCGTGGAGGTGGGCTGGCTTGCCGGTAAGCAAAAAGGCAAAGCGCGACAGGCGCAGCAGGAAGCCATTGCCAGCGGTCAGGTGCAGATGATTGTCGGCACCCATGCCATCTTCCAGGAGCAAGTGCAGTTCCACGGTCTGGCACTGGTGATCATTGATGAGCAGCACCGTTTTGGTGTGCATCAGCGTCTGGCGCTGTGGGAGAAAGGTCTCCAGCAGGGTTATCATCCGCACCAGCTGATCATGACCGCCACGCCCATTCCCCGTACCCTGGCGATGACCGCCTATGCCGATCTAGACACCTCCGTTATCGACGAGCTGCCCCCGGGCCGTACGCCGGTAACCACTGTCGCCATCCCGGATACGCGCCGCAGCGACATCATCGATCGCGTGCGCAACGCCTGCCTGCAGGAAGGGCGTCAGGCCTACTGGGTCTGTACCCTGATTGAAGAGTCCGATCTGCTGGAAGCACAGGCGGCAGAAGCCACGTGGGAAGAGTTAAAGCTGGCCCTGCCGGAGCTGAACGTCGGGCTGGTGCATGGCCGGATGAAACCTGCGGAAAAACAGGCGGTGATGCAGGCCTTCAAGCAGGGCGAACTGCATCTGCTGATTGCCACCACGGTGATTGAAGTGGGGGTGGACGTGCCTAACGCCAGCCTGATGATCATCGAAAACCCGGAACGTCTGGGTCTGGCGCAGCTGCACCAGCTGCGTGGCCGCGTCGGACGTGGCGCGGTGGCCTCGCACTGCGTATTGCTCTATAAAGCCCCGCTGTCGAAAACAGCGCAAAAACGTTTGCAGGTGTTACGCGACAGCAATGACGGCTTTGTGATTGCGCAACAGGATCTGGAGATCCGTGGGCCGGGAGAGTTGCTCGGCACCCGTCAGACCGGTAACGCCGAGTTTAAAGTAGCAGATTTGATGCGCGATCAGGGCATGATCCCCGAAGTTCAGCGTCTGGCACGCCATATTCATGAACGCTACCCCGAACAGGCGGCAGCGTTAATCGATCGCTGGATGCCAGAGACCGGGCGTTACTCGAACGCCTGA
- the trmH gene encoding tRNA (guanosine(18)-2'-O)-methyltransferase TrmH, with protein MNSTRYARICEMLARRQPDLTVCMEQVHKPHNVAAIVRTADAVGVHEVHAVWKGTRMRPMASAAAGSNSWVQVKAHNTIGEAISHLKGRGMQILATHLSDKAVDFREIDYTRPTCILMGQEKTGITQEALDLADQDIIIPMIGMVQSLNVSVASALILYEAQRQRQNAGMYKRENSMLPDDEQQRLLFEGGYPVLARVAKQKKLPYPHVNLQGEIEADATWWATMQAAK; from the coding sequence ATGAATTCAACGCGTTATGCCCGGATCTGCGAAATGCTTGCCAGGCGTCAGCCCGATCTGACGGTGTGCATGGAGCAGGTGCATAAACCTCATAACGTTGCTGCTATCGTCCGTACCGCTGATGCCGTCGGCGTGCATGAAGTGCACGCCGTCTGGAAGGGGACGCGGATGCGTCCTATGGCCTCGGCTGCCGCAGGCAGCAACAGCTGGGTACAGGTCAAAGCCCACAACACTATTGGCGAAGCCATTTCGCATCTGAAAGGGCGAGGCATGCAGATTCTGGCGACCCACCTTTCCGACAAAGCCGTCGATTTCCGTGAAATTGATTACACCCGCCCGACCTGCATTCTGATGGGTCAGGAGAAGACGGGGATCACTCAGGAAGCCTTAGATCTGGCGGATCAGGACATCATCATTCCGATGATCGGCATGGTGCAGTCGCTGAACGTCTCCGTGGCCTCCGCCCTCATTCTGTATGAAGCCCAGCGTCAGCGGCAAAATGCCGGGATGTACAAACGCGAGAACAGCATGCTGCCGGACGATGAGCAGCAGCGCCTGCTGTTTGAAGGCGGTTATCCGGTGCTGGCCAGAGTGGCGAAGCAGAAAAAATTACCGTACCCCCACGTGAATCTGCAGGGCGAGATTGAAGCCGATGCGACGTGGTGGGCGACGATGCAGGCGGCGAAGTAA